The Vigna unguiculata cultivar IT97K-499-35 chromosome 11, ASM411807v1, whole genome shotgun sequence genomic sequence TTGGTGGATATGTTGGGTAGTCCAAAGTAGCCTTTAGTATCGAAGCAGATGTCTGTACCACATGGACTTACTATTATTATacttgaaaagagaaaaaaactatGTCTACGATATATAATCTTGTCATTATATTCTTCTCTGGGAATTTATTTGTGATGTTTATGCTTTTTGCATAATAGCTGCACTATTACTAATCCTTAACCGTAAAATGTGAAATTGCATGCCAGCCGGTGCTACCGTCTTGAAGAGTTGAAATTGTTGTCGTGTTATGAGGATTGTCCGACTCAACTATAGAAACCTTCTTTACAAAATGGATTAATCTAAagattttcttttggtttttatgtaagaaaagaaaaagacagaCTTTGTTAAAATACTAGTTTTTCTACTCGTGCAACACATGTTTTTCACATACCatttattgaattaaatattaattaacaaacaataaatattttttttttcaatttcaaaacattcagaatatgtttttattgaatattcaaattgttaaaaattgaaattgaaataaaattaactttaacatataacaatattaattaacaaagaataaataatttttctgtTCAAATATGATATTGAGTATTGAAATTgttagaaattgaaataaagttcATTTTAAcggatattaatatttatataaatatataaactgtTGACAAATTTTTTCACAGCTTTATTGATACAAAGTTGAACAATTTTATTGATCTAATTTCTACAACTTTGTATGTGATTTTGAATATCTGTATTTGTATTGAATTGTATTTGAcattttataatcaaattgcaTATTTGTTTGtcaataacaaacaaatatcaCTTACCTGTTTCAAATATTCCATTTACAttgttaaagttattaatttcgTTATTGAAATCTgcaaataattttcaaaaacttgtcacaataaataaaagaacttATTTACATAACAatttttgtttaagaaaaagaatgacTTACCGAATAAACCAAATTAGTTACTGGTTTGCTTTGTAGAGTATTCTTCATGAATCtgccaaaaaatatatactatgGATATTGAGGTTCACCGAAAGCTGATATGTTGCTATATTTACAATCATTGTCACTATGTAATTTCAACAACACCATCATAACCATCActataacttataataaaacatttcagatgtattttaataagtatttaTGATACGTATAATCAATGTTACCTATTATAACCTGCATTCCATGAGGCTCAACATTGTTACTTTCTAATTTAAACGACCTCATCATTGTAAACTATGTAATTTAAAGAAGGAAATGAGCACCATTGGTACAACGTGACCTGCATTTATTATAACTTCAGTTAATGAACAACATTATCATTGAACAATTGAATAAATTAGAAGAACAATGCGATATAAGTAATGACATACCTATAGTTTGGTCTTTGTTAAaagagttttaaaaatatccttGTACACAatatttttagttgtgtttgtgatatttccatcttcatctAGAATAAGTATTTTGAGTccttttttggtttttactcTAGAGATGGCAACATAGAGCTGTCCATGTGTGAAAATTGGACGTGGAAGATAGAGTCCCACTCTAGACAGAGATTGACCTTGACTTTCATTGATGGTCATTGCAAAGCAAAGTGATATAGGGAACTGTCTTCTTTGGAATTTAAATGGCAAACCTGAATCTGAAGGAACTAAATCCATTCTTGGGATAAAAATTTTATCACCAATGTTTTTACCTGTAATAACAATTGCAGAGATGACATTTTTTCCTAAATGATTCACTTGCAATCTTGTTTCATTGCATAGACCTTTGGCTTGATCAATATTTCTAAGAAGCATGATTGATACCCCTGTTTTCAGCTTCAATCTGTGATTCAGAATACCTGAGCAtttgatttcattcaaaaattcgGATGTAAACCATTCAGATTGCATTTCTTCATCTTGATCAGATTGGCAAGGTGTATCTGAACTTAGATACGTAATTTCCTCATCACTTAATAAAGATAGCATGAAATCATTAACTTTCTCAACACAATCATTTGTTGGACAAAGTATTGCTCCATCATAAAAATAACCAGGATTCCtcatatttaaaacaaaatcagGGTACACAAATTGAACCAAAGCCATCAAAGGTGAATTTGTATTTAGAATCAACAATTGTTGTGGAATTTCAACCATGCTTTCaccattttcatttaaattcatCTCTCCATCTCCTATTTTCAAGATCCAATCATcaaattcttttatctcctttaCTGTCTGCCTTTTTTGGGTGGTATTTAATCTCATATTCTTTGTTAGCTTTAACACTTTACAATACTGTCATAAGTCAGAATACTGTATTGAAGATTTAATGATATCATACCTGGATGCTTTCTTTATGACAGGTAGAATTTGTCTGAAGTCACCTCCAAGGAGAACCACTTTTCCACCAAATGGTTTGCAATTGTTGAACTCATcaacatttttcattatatCTCTCAAAGTTCTATCAAATGCTTCAAAACACATTCAAGTCATCATAGGTGTTGTATCTATAACATCTCGACcggatattacagatttaaaataataaaataaagaaatataattaaactgcatttaatgaaatatcatttcccaaaaatgcgagaaatttaaaacttattacaataataattgtctcagtttataattcataaaagtGAATAGATAAGAAAACCACAGTTGGTTAATCTAGGAGTTTACAAAATccttaaaatacaaaatagtaaaaactcTGGTAAAATCTTCTCCCCATACTAGCCCCGCTCCGGcgctatgcctcaccagatccacctgcaacatcctCTGCTCTCGTGTACTGCGTAAACGATCATCACCAAATACAAGcatatagggtgagctaatggaataaaaaagatatacaacacatttatatatacaacACAATCACTCCAAAGAAATTTCATCCTTTGATTTCgtaccacatggccacaaccatgttaaccatgttctacgtcttctagtgagtacctcaagacgtcttgctgccacacctatcagccacaaccaatagagcacgtgcgggaaaccatgctacggatcacacaccgtaacgccaggtggagttcccaatacgaacatagctcgtaatgtcccaagactaccaaacccatccgtattggccacaaccagcacactcacaccggcaacactcgccaacccgagccacaactcaagagttcctcgtgttcatccgccatcccgagtcacaactcaagagatgttattccgagccacaactcaaggaataccacgtgcttaacccctatcccgagccacaactcaagggatatgttctgagctacaactcaaggaacaccaactaGTCAACCTTTGAGATATCCTAGAAGCATTGTAGGCTACGCACATCAACATAAGCACAACCAAAATCTGTTACAGCAAAAATCGCCTGGCGCCTTGTGAGCAGACCACTTGGCAGGAtacgcgtaccgccaggcgcaaaGCGCCTCAGAAAAATGCCAATGCTGCACACACCGCCTGGCAGACACCTcacgccgctaggcgccatacgCTTTCTAGAGCCTCTACCAAATCTTTTCCGCTTGGCGGGATCCCATTTTCTGCTAGGCGCCATGCGTTCCAAGCTTCTCTGGTTTTCCTTTATCACCTGGCAACACACCCCAAGCCGCCAGGCAGCACACCCTaagccgctaggcgccacatcAGTAACGTCActactactggtttttggcactttgaagCAAGTTCTAAAAAATCCCAAACACTATACATACAATCCATtacatgaaatatgtttatccaGTCATAATCACATGACTGGATCATACTCCAACACAATGTtgaacaaccaaacaatatacaaaagtaggaaaaatacataattattgccccaaaatatcgcacaggcaataaaacaataataatgataataataaaactaacaacaataacaacaataataaaaatactaataaaaataaaacaaaacaataataataataataatgaaaaaattaataaaataaaataaaatgaacaataataacaaaacactaatactaataagttaaaacaataatagcaaggtaataataataataacaaaataaagcaataataataaaacaataataatgataataaaatcataaataaaataaaaaatgataataataacaataataataaaataatagtaaaataaaataaaataaaataaaaataataggaataataataataataaaaataagaaaacttaataataataaaataaaatattaataataattgtaaaacataataataataataataaggtttaattaatcgtaaggtacccagtttggtactagtgtgtcaaattggtatcggcttttaaaaaagtgtcaattgcatcccaacttttgaaaattgcttcaattaggtccctttcagatgAGTTGACTAAcaccgttagtcaacgtgccacgtgtcaatctgtggttttttcgattttttttaaaaaaaattttaatttttttttaatttttaaaattttttttaaaaaaaaataaaaatgccacgtgtcaagtccctgtgtgtgacacgtggcattgtcagtgccacgtggcattgtcagtgccacgtggcattgttagtgccatgtggcattgtaatgccacgtgtcagtgtcactataaaatgtcattgtgttgatttcgatttagtccccacatatgtctttttgtttcaatttagtacctaagtatgtgtatctgattcaattttgtcccaattttttttaataattaaaatatttttgtaatccattttttataagattaaaaataattaagtataaatatttttacaaaattaagtactaatatttataatgtttctctcaatttcagaccaaatttattatttgtatgaattttatgctatttttttttattaaaaatgacttaataaaatgacttttaccactaaattttaatataaatatcaaatacttaatttttttaaaacttttatacttaattacttttaattttattaaaaaatattttaattattaaaaattattaggtcaaaattgaatcaaatacacataagtaggtactaaattgaaacgaaaaaacataaatggggactaaatcgaaatcaacacaatgacattttatagtgacactgacacatggcattacaatgccacatGGCACTGACAAtaccacgtgtcacacacagggacttgacacgtggcatttttattttttttttaaaaaatttaaaaaaaaatttaaaaataaaataaaaaattaaaatttctttaaaaaaaatcaaaaaaaccacagattgacacgtggcacgttgactaacggcgttagtcaactctgtctgaaagggacctaattgaagcaattttcaaaagttgggatgcaattgacacttttttaaaagcggataCCAATTTGACACACTAGTACCGAACTGAgtaccttacgattaattaaacctaataataataacagtaattgtaataactaataaaaataatacatatataataatcataataaaaataatcattataataataataatagcaaaaataataataaaatattattaataataatagtaaataataataataattataataataataataactagtagtaataatatataaataataataataataatagtaataacaataaaaataataattataataataataataataataactagtaataataatacataaataataataattataattataataataatagtgaaaataatagtgaaaataatagtgaaaataataataataataaaataaaatattaatagtaagatattaatagtaatagtaaataaaataataataataattaaaataaaaataataataataataataatggtaaaaataataataaaaataaaaaaaataaaataaaataaaatattaataataaaatattaataataatagtaaattaaataataataataatagtaataataataaaaataataataataataactagtaatactaatatataaataacaataaaaataataattataataataataactagtaataattataataataatagtaataattataataataaataataataaaattaataataataataaaagtaataataataataaataataactaataataatattaaaaaaataataatgaaaataataattataataattgtgCCACATTTAGGAGAAAGAACTCTAAACATCTCGGCAagtcataaaaaaaagaagaagaatcataataattatagtagTGATGGTCCAACGAAAATTTTAATGTTGGTCCACCAAGAttcaaacccataaccatgtcaaatcaatgcacaaccattcaaccaattcatatttcatgataattcacataattctataattatgttatcactcatcatgatccaacacattattaaaataattataaattaaataacacataattggcatacataaaacttgaacccaagtcctatcacataattaagtactctcTACCATTTaagttagtacttttccacatcacaacaaataacattaaatggcataaaggctcccactacccacatatattaattaattatttatttaattaattaaattttatgggTCTTACAGTATCCCAtataatcaaacttgttgcTATTAAAAGCTTAGCACGTAGACTACCTTGAGCAATATTGCAAGTTGATTCCTCATTAAGTAGTAGTGGAATGCAAAAAGTTGAATATGCAGTTTTTTCACCAGGAAGAAGTAACGAAGCAATGCCACTTGAAGCtacatttaaaacaatattcCCCTTGTTTTTTATTGCAGCTGACAATAAAGTTTTTCCTATACCACCGTAACcatacaaaaagaagaatcctCCATGTTTTGAAAGTATTGCATtcattatattatcatatacACACACTTGTTCATCAATGAGTGACTTGAAGACCATTGCATGTTCTTTAGCCATGTCTTCTTTATTATATTGAAGCTCATCAATAAAAAATCGATTTTCAAATAGAAATGAATCTGAAATATCTAGTTGAGGTAGGGAAGGATAATCTTTTAAATACCTTTCATTTGACATcaacattttttcaatttcaagaaGACAAACTTTCTATAATTCACATTCTTCCATTTGAAGTTCTGCACCAAACAATAAATGATATCTATAAATTGTATTCAATAACTTATTCCTTAAAATAATTGACCAAAACAATAAATATCCGAACATATGGGAGTATGGTTGAAATTGGATTGcaagcaaaaagaaaaagacacttaaaaatttatagaaCAAAATAACGAAAAGGACAATtgaataaataacaatatagaATATCTGGGCAGTTTAAGTCCTTTCTTTTTTGGTATAAAATTCCATCACATAACACACTCCAAGTAGAATTCCAAACTACATCAGGTTTTGACATTGTATTGGTGCCCAACAATGTAACAAACAATCTTCTAAGTTGATATCCAGAAGCAATTTCACTGGCTTCCTTAATTGCATCAATGAATTCTTTGTCATCCGTCAATAGTCCTAAAGCATAACAAGCCTCCTGGAATGTTTCATACATTTGTCCATCAATTGTCCTTATGCTCTCATAATTAACACAACCTTTTTGAATTGTCAATACTATTCTCATATAATAGATTTCTCTAGAGCCAGGCGGAATATAAGTAATTATACCAATGTTGTAGcctttcttccttggtttccattctttttcttttgccaTCCAAACAAATTTAGTTGGGAATTCCCCGTAAGTCAAATCTTTTGCTTCTATATAATTTCGATTAGCCTCGAACCAACCAAGAAACATTGTGTTACTGTTTTCGCATCTGTTGAATACAGCATgaatatcatcatcatctttaaacaatGTTGATTGTGCTCCTGGAAGATGGAGTGTTAATCTTTGAACAACAAGCCACCTATGGTGAATATCAAAAGCAAATGTTTGCCAAACTGCTTGGCATGGTGACAGGTATCTACAGTCATAACACCTTTTTATT encodes the following:
- the LOC114170245 gene encoding uncharacterized protein LOC114170245, whose protein sequence is MIEAQHLSFIRANQKLIRYDILNGLQKVVNRGETNSSSIGRRIVLLASFTGGTRYMFNNCQDAMAICKKFGYPDLFITITCNVNWSEIRDFVSPRGLTISDKPDIVCMYTVEFQKRGLPHAHILLWLDGESKLKTAADIDKKDICHIENSSVVPYIPPLLMRYQAHVNTEYCNKTNAIKYLFKYVNKGPDRAIVKITNVVADLNKETIIDEIKRCYDCRYLSPCQAVWQTFAFDIHHRWLVVQRLTLHLPGAQSTLFKDDDDIHAVFNRCENSNTMFLGWFEANRNYIEAKDLTYGEFPTKFVWMAKEKEWKPRKKGYNIGIITYIPPGSREIYYMRIVLTIQKGCVNYESIRTIDGQMYETFQEACYALGLLTDDKEFIDAIKEASEIASGYQLRRLFVTLLGTNTMSKPDVVWNSTWSVLCDEFLNEIKCSGILNHRLKLKTGVSIMLLRNIDQAKGLCNETRLQVNHLGKNVISAIVITGKNIGDKIFIPRMDLVPSDSGLPFKFQRRQFPISLCFAMTINESQGQSLSRVGLYLPRPIFTHGQLYVAISRVKTKKGLKILILDEDGNITNTTKNIVYKDIFKTLLTKTKL